One window of the Pseudomonas sihuiensis genome contains the following:
- a CDS encoding CmpA/NrtA family ABC transporter substrate-binding protein, with the protein MSVNSLDDPFSPDSELSHAAGCACQRCTPSAAALPDSSEAMLDRAVENAIVRGVFGHNDFSRRSFMGMIGGGVAAAILGSLIPLDAVKAAVKDSLGPLEKTKLKIGFVPITCATPIIMAEPMGFYAKYGLDVETVKTAGWAVARDKSLAGEYDASHMLSPMPLAISLGLGSTQTPFVMPALENVNGQAIVLGMQHQDKRDPKLWKGMRFGVPFEYSMHNFLLRYYVAEHGLDPDRDIQIRVVPPPEMVANLRAGNLDGFLSPDPFNQRAVWEKVGFIHLLTKELWPGHPCCAFACSQRFASENPNTYGALLHALIDATQYSSKAENRKAVAEAISTRNYLNQPVPVVQQVLSGRYADGLGNIHDEPQRIDFDPFPWQSMAVWILTQMKRWGYLQGDVDYRNIAERVFLAADAGKVMKELGLPVPADAYKSFSVMGKPFDPADPDGYLASFAMRRS; encoded by the coding sequence ATGAGCGTCAACAGCCTGGACGATCCATTCAGCCCCGACAGCGAGCTTTCCCATGCCGCCGGGTGTGCTTGCCAGCGTTGCACGCCGAGTGCCGCTGCGCTGCCCGATAGCAGCGAAGCCATGCTTGATCGCGCCGTGGAGAACGCCATCGTGCGCGGCGTGTTCGGCCATAACGATTTCTCCCGGCGCAGTTTCATGGGGATGATCGGGGGCGGTGTCGCGGCGGCGATTCTGGGCAGCCTGATCCCGTTGGATGCGGTCAAGGCGGCGGTCAAGGACAGCCTTGGCCCGTTGGAGAAGACCAAGCTGAAGATCGGCTTCGTGCCCATCACCTGCGCCACGCCGATCATCATGGCCGAGCCGATGGGCTTCTACGCCAAATACGGGCTGGACGTGGAAACGGTGAAGACCGCCGGCTGGGCGGTGGCGCGCGACAAGTCGCTGGCCGGCGAATACGACGCCTCGCACATGCTCTCGCCGATGCCGCTGGCCATCAGCCTGGGGCTGGGGTCGACGCAGACGCCCTTCGTCATGCCGGCGCTGGAAAACGTCAACGGCCAGGCCATCGTGCTTGGCATGCAGCATCAGGATAAACGCGATCCGAAACTGTGGAAGGGCATGCGCTTCGGTGTGCCGTTCGAATACTCGATGCACAACTTCCTGCTGCGCTACTACGTTGCCGAGCATGGCCTGGATCCGGATCGCGATATCCAGATCCGTGTGGTGCCACCACCGGAGATGGTCGCCAACCTGCGCGCCGGCAACCTCGATGGTTTCCTCTCGCCGGACCCGTTCAACCAGCGCGCGGTGTGGGAGAAGGTCGGCTTCATCCACCTGCTGACCAAGGAACTGTGGCCGGGCCATCCGTGCTGCGCCTTCGCCTGCAGCCAGCGCTTCGCCAGTGAAAACCCCAATACCTATGGCGCGCTGCTGCATGCGCTGATCGATGCCACGCAGTATTCCTCCAAGGCCGAGAACCGCAAGGCGGTGGCCGAGGCTATCTCCACCCGCAACTACCTCAACCAGCCGGTGCCGGTGGTGCAGCAGGTGCTCAGTGGGCGCTATGCCGATGGCCTGGGCAACATTCATGACGAGCCGCAGCGCATCGACTTCGATCCGTTCCCCTGGCAGTCGATGGCCGTGTGGATCCTCACCCAGATGAAGCGCTGGGGCTATCTGCAAGGGGATGTCGACTACCGCAACATCGCCGAGCGGGTCTTCCTCGCGGCTGACGCCGGCAAGGTGATGAAAGAGCTCGGCCTGCCGGTGCCAGCCGACGCCTACAAATCGTTCAGCGTGATGGGCAAACCCTTCGACCCGGCCGATCCGGACGGTTACCTGGCCAGCTTCGCCATGCGGAGGTCGTGA
- the ntrB gene encoding nitrate ABC transporter permease, translating into MKASISLRAAILSVVLLVLLLVVWEVLCRVPASAAVSADDEYAMLMGEAEQEARVPPPSVVLAHAYAELSQPFYDNGPNDKGIGIQLAHSLYRVLTGYLLAALVAIPVGFVIGMSPLMYRALNPFIQILRPISPLAWMPLALFVIKDSQTSAIFVIFICSVWPMLLNTAFGVAGVRRDWINVARTHELSPLRTAFSVILPAAMPTILTGMRISVGIAWLVIVAAEMLVGGTGIGYYVWNEWNNLNLASVIFSILMIGVVGMLLDLLLGSVARLVSYQE; encoded by the coding sequence ATGAAAGCGTCCATTTCCCTGCGCGCGGCGATTCTTTCCGTTGTGCTGCTGGTTCTGCTGCTGGTGGTCTGGGAGGTGCTCTGCCGCGTGCCCGCCAGCGCCGCAGTCAGTGCCGATGACGAATACGCCATGCTCATGGGCGAGGCCGAGCAGGAAGCACGGGTACCGCCACCTTCGGTAGTGCTGGCGCATGCCTATGCCGAGCTGAGCCAGCCGTTCTATGACAACGGGCCGAACGACAAGGGCATCGGCATCCAGCTCGCGCATTCGTTGTACCGGGTACTGACCGGCTACCTGCTGGCGGCGTTGGTGGCGATTCCCGTTGGTTTCGTCATCGGCATGTCGCCGCTGATGTACCGCGCGCTCAACCCCTTTATCCAGATCCTGCGGCCGATCTCGCCGCTGGCCTGGATGCCGTTGGCGCTGTTCGTGATCAAGGATTCGCAGACCTCGGCGATCTTCGTGATCTTCATCTGCTCGGTATGGCCGATGCTGCTCAACACCGCCTTCGGCGTCGCTGGCGTGCGCCGCGACTGGATCAACGTTGCCCGCACCCATGAACTGAGCCCGCTGCGCACGGCGTTCAGCGTGATCCTGCCTGCGGCCATGCCGACCATCCTCACCGGTATGCGCATCTCGGTGGGCATCGCCTGGCTGGTGATCGTGGCCGCCGAGATGCTCGTCGGTGGCACCGGTATTGGTTACTACGTGTGGAACGAGTGGAACAACCTCAACCTGGCCAGCGTGATCTTCTCGATTCTGATGATCGGCGTGGTCGGCATGCTGCTCGACCTTCTGCTGGGCAGCGTCGCCCGTCTCGTCAGCTATCAGGAGTGA
- a CDS encoding ABC transporter ATP-binding protein, whose protein sequence is MSRYFLDARRLAKRFPQPGNEPLTVFEDVSFGLDQGEFVCIIGHSGCGKSTILNALAGLDSFSEGTLEMAGKEVAGPSLERGVVFQNYSLLPWLSALENVEFGVRARFPQWSKEQRRAHSRKYLEMVGLGGSEARKPAQLSGGMRQRVSIARAFATQPQLLLLDEPFGALDALTRGVIQDELIKIWSATQQTVFMITHDVDEAILLSDRILLMTNGPQARIAESVRIDLPRPRQRDQVIHHPAYYRIRNHLVDFLVNRSHELRGRTVADEQGFPPEINPALDEPAAAARVVPLTPVKEFHHG, encoded by the coding sequence ATGTCCCGCTATTTTCTCGATGCCCGCCGTCTGGCCAAGCGCTTCCCGCAACCCGGCAACGAGCCGCTGACGGTCTTCGAAGACGTCAGCTTCGGTCTCGACCAGGGCGAGTTCGTCTGCATCATCGGTCACTCCGGCTGTGGCAAGTCGACCATCCTCAACGCCCTGGCCGGGCTCGACAGCTTCAGCGAGGGCACGCTGGAGATGGCCGGCAAGGAGGTCGCCGGGCCCAGCCTCGAGCGCGGCGTGGTGTTCCAGAATTACAGCCTGCTGCCCTGGCTCAGCGCGCTGGAGAACGTCGAGTTCGGTGTACGCGCGCGTTTCCCGCAGTGGTCGAAGGAACAGCGCCGTGCGCACAGCCGCAAGTATCTGGAAATGGTCGGCCTGGGCGGCTCCGAGGCGCGCAAGCCGGCGCAGCTGTCCGGCGGCATGCGCCAGCGCGTGAGCATCGCCCGCGCTTTCGCCACCCAGCCGCAGTTGCTGCTGCTCGATGAACCCTTCGGTGCGCTGGACGCCCTGACCCGAGGGGTGATCCAGGACGAGCTGATCAAGATCTGGAGCGCCACCCAGCAGACGGTGTTCATGATCACTCATGACGTCGACGAGGCGATCCTGCTCTCCGACCGCATCCTGCTGATGACCAACGGCCCGCAGGCGCGCATCGCCGAATCGGTGCGCATCGACCTGCCACGGCCACGGCAGCGCGACCAGGTGATTCACCACCCGGCGTACTACCGCATCCGCAATCACCTCGTGGATTTCCTGGTGAACCGCTCGCACGAGCTGCGCGGCCGCACCGTGGCCGACGAGCAAGGCTTCCCGCCCGAAATCAACCCTGCCCTGGACGAGCCGGCAGCGGCCGCCAGGGTCGTACCTCTGACCCCTGTGAAGGAGTTTCACCATGGATAA
- the cynS gene encoding cyanase codes for MDKQQMRITITAAKERLGLDWAALGQGIGMSPVWTTSACLGMNSMPKAQADALCEMLELPVEVSTALQAFPHKHWDKAVPTDPLIYRFYEMINVYGETIKELIHEEFGDGIMSAIDFSMDISRVADPKGDRVQIVLNGKFLPYRSW; via the coding sequence ATGGATAAGCAACAGATGCGCATCACCATCACCGCCGCCAAAGAGCGCCTTGGCCTGGACTGGGCCGCACTTGGCCAGGGCATCGGCATGTCGCCGGTGTGGACGACCTCCGCCTGCCTGGGCATGAACAGCATGCCCAAGGCGCAGGCAGATGCCCTGTGCGAGATGCTCGAATTGCCGGTGGAGGTCTCCACCGCACTGCAGGCGTTCCCGCACAAGCACTGGGACAAGGCCGTGCCCACCGACCCGTTGATCTACCGCTTCTACGAGATGATCAACGTCTACGGCGAGACCATCAAGGAACTGATCCACGAGGAATTCGGCGACGGCATCATGAGCGCCATCGACTTCAGCATGGACATTTCCCGCGTCGCCGACCCCAAGGGTGACCGCGTGCAGATCGTGCTCAACGGCAAGTTCCTGCCCTATCGCAGCTGGTGA
- the hemE gene encoding uroporphyrinogen decarboxylase, which produces MTALKNDRFLRALLKQPVDVTPIWMMRQAGRYLPEYRATRAKAGDFVSLMKNPELACEVTIQPLDRYPQLDAAILFSDILTIPDAMGQGLYFETGEGPRFKKVVSNLADIEALSVPDPEKDLGYVMDAVRTIRRELNGRVPLIGFSGSPWTLATYMVEGGSSKDFRKTKAMLYDNPQALHALLDKLAQSVTAYLNGQVLAGAQAVQIFDSWGGALSAAAYQEFSLAYMKKIVDGLIREHDGRRVPVILFTKGGGLWLESLADTGAEALGLDWTCDIGSARARVGAKVALQGNMDPAVLYAKPAAIRAEVARILAAYGDGSGHVFNLGHGITPEVDPAHAGAFFEAVHELSAQYHQ; this is translated from the coding sequence ATGACCGCCCTGAAGAACGACCGTTTCCTTCGTGCCCTGCTCAAGCAACCCGTGGATGTCACGCCGATCTGGATGATGCGCCAGGCCGGCCGCTATCTGCCGGAGTACCGCGCGACCCGGGCCAAGGCCGGCGACTTCGTGAGCCTGATGAAGAACCCGGAGCTGGCTTGCGAGGTCACCATCCAGCCGCTGGATCGCTACCCGCAACTGGATGCGGCGATTCTGTTCTCCGACATCCTCACCATTCCCGATGCCATGGGCCAGGGCCTGTACTTCGAGACCGGCGAAGGCCCGCGTTTCAAGAAAGTGGTCAGCAACCTGGCCGACATCGAGGCGCTGTCGGTGCCCGACCCGGAGAAAGATCTGGGCTATGTGATGGACGCCGTGCGCACCATTCGCCGCGAGCTCAATGGCCGCGTGCCGCTGATCGGCTTCTCCGGCAGCCCGTGGACGCTGGCCACCTACATGGTCGAAGGCGGTTCGTCGAAGGACTTCCGCAAGACCAAGGCCATGCTCTACGACAACCCGCAAGCCTTGCACGCGCTGCTCGACAAGCTGGCGCAGTCGGTCACCGCTTATCTGAACGGGCAGGTCCTGGCCGGTGCGCAGGCGGTACAGATCTTCGATTCCTGGGGCGGCGCGCTGTCGGCAGCGGCCTATCAGGAATTCTCCCTGGCCTACATGAAGAAGATCGTCGATGGCCTGATCCGCGAGCACGACGGGCGTCGTGTGCCGGTGATCCTGTTCACCAAGGGCGGCGGCCTGTGGCTCGAATCCCTGGCGGACACCGGCGCAGAGGCGCTGGGCCTGGACTGGACCTGCGACATCGGCAGTGCGCGTGCCCGTGTCGGTGCCAAGGTCGCCCTGCAAGGCAACATGGACCCGGCAGTGCTCTACGCCAAGCCGGCGGCGATCCGTGCCGAGGTGGCGCGCATCCTGGCCGCCTATGGCGACGGTAGCGGCCACGTGTTCAACCTTGGTCACGGCATTACCCCGGAAGTCGACCCGGCTCAT